CCGGCTGGGATCGCGGCCGCCGCCCGGCCACGCTCGCCACTCGACTACTTGGTCAACCTGTTCGCCTTCGCGGGAATATCGATGCCGGTTTTCTGGGTCGGGCTGCTGCTCATCCTGCTGTTCGCCGTGGCCTGGGGCTGGCTGCCGGCAAGCGCCGCCGGGGCCGGATCGGCCGAGGGCTGGTGGGACTGGACCCGCCACCTGATCCTGCCGGTCGCCACCCTGGCCATCGCCAACATCGGCGGCTACGCCCGCTACGTTCGTTCCTCCCTGATCGAGACCCTGCGCCAGGACTACATCCGCACGGCGCGGGCCAAGGGCGCCGGCCCCCTGCGGGTGCTGCTGCGCCATGGCCTGCGCAACGCCTTGATCCCGGTGGTCACCGTGGTTGCCCTCGACCTGGGCAGCCTGGTTTCCGGCGCCCTGGTCACCGAGACCCTGTTCGCCCATCCCGGCATGGGAAAACTGATCTTCGACGCGGTGATGGGCAACGATTTCAACCTGGCCCTGGTCGGCCTCCTGATCGCCACGGCGCTCACCTTGGCCGGCAACCTGCTGGCCGACCTGGCCTACGTCTGGCTGGACCCGAGGATCGCGCGCCCATGAGTCCCACCCGCCTCGCCCTGCGCCGCTTTCTGCGCCACGGCCCAGCCGTGGCGGGCGCCTTGCTGCTGCTAACGCTCGGCTTGGCGGCGGCGGGCGCGCCTTGGGTCGCGGCCTTGCTGGGCATCGATGCCGGGGCCATGGATCTGGCCAATCG
The Magnetospirillum sp. WYHS-4 genome window above contains:
- a CDS encoding ABC transporter permease — its product is MIGFLASRLGQAIMVLLAMSFVVYGLMGLMPGDPIDLMIAADPKMTSEDAARLRALHGLDKSILERYGHWLSAAMAGDLGFSRLYSRPVLEALAPALANTLVLLGSAFLLALLIAFPAGIAAAARPRSPLDYLVNLFAFAGISMPVFWVGLLLILLFAVAWGWLPASAAGAGSAEGWWDWTRHLILPVATLAIANIGGYARYVRSSLIETLRQDYIRTARAKGAGPLRVLLRHGLRNALIPVVTVVALDLGSLVSGALVTETLFAHPGMGKLIFDAVMGNDFNLALVGLLIATALTLAGNLLADLAYVWLDPRIARP